A stretch of the Clostridium fungisolvens genome encodes the following:
- a CDS encoding sugar phosphate isomerase/epimerase family protein, translated as MSNIKRSVSFYSLQDHYARGKMNLEDIFKFLKEMGAEMEFISDQMLKGTPHPSEESLKEWDRLMAEYKVKPVCNDIFINTCLYKNRTLTTKEATDALIEEIKLAHRLGFKLVRLVSKTPAEIIEPALPYAEKYDVTLALEIHGGMSFDNPMTKAFIDVIHKTKSPYLGIVVDTGIFCRRHPRVATNYFRSLGVNEEVIKYIDDIFASGTDPKQFFTKQGGRPKELLDLCKNELDHMYTIFSDGYETSDFSILDEHMPYVKHIHGKVYEMTEEGVEYSIPYDELIKYLDEKGYEGYISTEYEGNRFTLDGEEVIELEQVRKHQEMLKKYIAKLGR; from the coding sequence ATGTCAAATATTAAACGTTCAGTAAGTTTTTATAGTTTACAAGATCATTATGCTAGAGGAAAGATGAATTTAGAGGATATATTTAAATTTTTAAAAGAGATGGGAGCAGAAATGGAATTCATAAGCGATCAAATGCTTAAAGGAACTCCACATCCATCAGAAGAGTCATTAAAAGAATGGGATAGACTTATGGCTGAATATAAAGTTAAGCCAGTTTGTAATGATATTTTTATAAACACTTGTTTATATAAAAATAGAACATTAACAACTAAAGAAGCTACAGATGCTTTAATCGAAGAGATTAAACTAGCTCATCGTTTAGGCTTCAAATTAGTTAGACTTGTATCAAAAACACCAGCAGAAATCATAGAACCAGCATTACCTTATGCAGAGAAATATGATGTAACTTTAGCTTTAGAGATTCATGGTGGAATGAGCTTCGATAATCCTATGACAAAAGCATTTATCGATGTGATTCATAAAACAAAATCACCATATTTAGGTATTGTAGTTGATACAGGAATATTCTGTAGAAGACATCCAAGAGTAGCAACAAACTACTTCAGAAGCTTAGGGGTAAATGAAGAAGTTATCAAATATATAGATGATATCTTTGCAAGTGGAACTGATCCAAAGCAATTCTTTACTAAGCAAGGGGGCAGACCTAAAGAATTATTAGACTTATGTAAAAATGAACTTGACCATATGTACACTATATTTTCTGATGGGTATGAAACTAGTGATTTTAGTATCTTAGATGAACATATGCCTTATGTTAAGCACATTCATGGGAAAGTATATGAAATGACAGAAGAAGGTGTTGAATATTCTATTCCATATGATGAATTAATTAAGTACTTAGATGAAAAGGGATATGAAGGATATATTTCAACTGAGTACGAAGGAAATAGATTTACTCTTGATGGAGAAGAAGTTATAGAACTTGAACAAGTTAGAAAACATCAAGAAATGCTAAAGAAATATATAGCTAAGCTAGGAAGATAG
- a CDS encoding alpha/beta hydrolase-fold protein, translating into MKRKNGRFGVINFVLSLVFLMASFVVPARAQQIGVKTDTGIKKEGVTVRPDNNSPTGYTATFVYKNSTATKVEFYGQFTFARTGQDYPNTSVTSYTPYQWTKDMFPLTSAVYQEAMTKVKGTDFWTISMPLPSGGYPYSYVVDGTKVADPANMPITNVNGGKQTLSMAYIPFDKQKQVTDYSYVLPKEGAKTGKVSFVKYSTKGLLTTDLQPLGIYLPFGYDANRTEPYKVIYLSHGGGGNESDWFNTGSAANIMDNLIAEKKTEPAIVVTMDNSAFGWNFVNINKNMMENIIPYMESHYNVSKNVKDRAFAGLSMGALTASNLYYAHPTDFGYFGIFSGANAALDLTKNTDALRTPKLFVGAGCYDMAYYNLGFNSDKYTLKFLEMLDANSIPYQFQLANGAHDWFTWPQLFDTFAKNIVWK; encoded by the coding sequence ATGAAAAGAAAGAATGGGAGATTTGGGGTTATTAATTTTGTTCTTAGCTTAGTGTTTTTAATGGCATCCTTTGTTGTTCCTGCAAGAGCACAACAAATTGGAGTGAAAACTGATACTGGAATAAAAAAAGAAGGTGTCACTGTTAGACCAGATAATAATTCGCCTACAGGCTATACAGCAACCTTTGTTTACAAGAATTCAACAGCTACTAAGGTAGAATTTTATGGTCAATTCACCTTTGCAAGGACTGGACAGGACTATCCTAATACATCCGTAACTAGTTATACACCTTATCAATGGACAAAAGATATGTTTCCTCTTACTAGTGCAGTATATCAGGAGGCTATGACAAAAGTTAAAGGCACTGATTTCTGGACAATAAGTATGCCTCTTCCAAGTGGAGGATATCCATATTCATATGTTGTTGATGGTACAAAGGTAGCTGATCCTGCAAATATGCCTATAACTAACGTTAATGGAGGGAAACAGACTCTTAGCATGGCATATATACCATTTGACAAACAAAAGCAAGTGACAGATTATTCATATGTTTTACCAAAAGAAGGAGCAAAAACTGGTAAGGTTTCCTTTGTGAAGTATTCAACCAAAGGATTACTTACAACTGATCTACAACCACTTGGTATTTATCTTCCATTCGGATATGATGCAAATAGGACTGAACCTTACAAGGTAATATATCTTTCACATGGCGGTGGGGGTAATGAATCAGATTGGTTTAATACCGGAAGTGCAGCTAACATAATGGATAATTTAATTGCTGAAAAGAAAACTGAGCCAGCAATTGTAGTAACAATGGATAATAGTGCATTTGGATGGAACTTCGTTAATATAAATAAAAATATGATGGAAAATATAATTCCTTATATGGAATCACATTATAATGTTTCTAAAAATGTTAAAGATCGTGCTTTTGCAGGCTTATCAATGGGGGCTTTGACAGCTTCTAATTTATATTATGCACATCCAACTGACTTTGGATATTTTGGAATATTCAGCGGTGCTAATGCTGCACTTGATTTAACTAAGAACACTGATGCTTTGCGTACACCAAAGCTTTTTGTAGGCGCTGGGTGCTATGATATGGCATATTATAACTTAGGATTTAATTCAGATAAATACACCCTAAAATTTTTAGAAATGTTAGATGCAAATAGCATACCATATCAGTTCCAATTGGCAAATGGAGCACATGATTGGTTTACATGGCCTCAACTCTTTGATACATTTGCAAAGAACATCGTATGGAAATAA
- a CDS encoding Gfo/Idh/MocA family protein: protein MKVNFGIIGFGFMGHIHEKTLNSLEATKVVAICDIQEERMEDAITEGVIKTTSVDELLKIEDINTVIISVSNHVHKEVVIKAAKAGKNIICEKPAAMSVKEYDEMVAVVKDTGVLFTVHQQRRFDEDFRTAKEVYDQKALGNVFTVQSMLYGINGNMHDWHVFKKYGGGMLYDWGVHLIDQLLYMVDSKITTIFADLRNVINEEVDDYFKILFRFENGITGEIELGTYFLADKEKWFERHWFIGGDSGSMYSDGFEPVGKVARTTRLLKNVPGKTTMTASGPTRSFGPPPEGVLITEELPKVNVAHIMFFENYLNALEGKEELLVKIPEVRRVLAVMEAVRESAATGRSIDFE from the coding sequence ATGAAAGTCAATTTTGGAATAATAGGCTTTGGATTTATGGGACACATTCACGAAAAAACCTTAAATTCATTAGAAGCTACAAAAGTAGTTGCAATTTGTGATATACAAGAAGAAAGAATGGAAGATGCAATTACTGAAGGGGTTATAAAAACTACTAGCGTTGATGAGCTTTTAAAGATAGAGGATATTAATACAGTAATAATTTCAGTAAGTAACCATGTTCATAAGGAAGTAGTAATCAAAGCTGCAAAGGCAGGTAAAAACATCATTTGTGAAAAGCCAGCAGCAATGAGTGTTAAAGAATATGATGAAATGGTAGCAGTTGTAAAAGATACAGGTGTGTTATTTACAGTACATCAACAGCGCAGATTTGACGAAGATTTTAGAACTGCAAAAGAAGTATATGATCAAAAAGCATTAGGAAATGTATTTACTGTTCAATCTATGCTATATGGAATAAACGGAAATATGCATGATTGGCATGTGTTCAAAAAGTATGGTGGTGGTATGTTATATGACTGGGGAGTTCATTTAATAGATCAATTGCTTTACATGGTTGATAGCAAAATAACAACTATTTTTGCTGATTTAAGAAATGTTATTAATGAGGAAGTAGATGACTACTTTAAGATACTATTTAGATTTGAAAATGGAATAACAGGAGAAATTGAACTAGGAACATATTTCTTAGCGGACAAGGAAAAGTGGTTTGAAAGACATTGGTTCATAGGTGGAGATAGTGGAAGTATGTATAGTGATGGCTTTGAGCCAGTAGGAAAAGTTGCAAGAACAACAAGACTTCTTAAAAATGTTCCAGGAAAGACTACTATGACAGCTTCAGGTCCAACCCGTTCATTTGGACCACCACCAGAAGGAGTATTAATTACAGAAGAACTTCCTAAGGTAAATGTTGCTCATATTATGTTCTTTGAAAATTATTTAAATGCGTTAGAGGGAAAAGAAGAATTACTTGTTAAGATACCTGAAGTAAGAAGAGTTTTAGCAGTAATGGAAGCTGTAAGAGAATCAGCAGCAACAGGCAGATCAATAGATTTTGAATAA
- the chbG gene encoding chitin disaccharide deacetylase yields MKLIINADDFGFTRGVNLGILEAFKEGIVTSTSMLTNGPGFEHGIELMRQNKNLKVGIHLVLTAGRPISEGLKTLVNEKGNFEHNFEKIEAADEEEIRKEYRAQIDKFLSTGFKPTHIDFHHGATKKNFAIAVQFAKELGVPMRGLTSDAGKYMDSKGVIHSHNFCERFYGQENISEESLLKILEESKYLNEMELMTHPAYIDKDILTLSSYNTQRAYELVTLKSEKVVKYIEANNIKLIDFTDI; encoded by the coding sequence ATGAAGCTAATTATAAATGCAGATGATTTCGGGTTCACTAGAGGTGTCAATTTAGGTATTCTTGAAGCTTTTAAGGAAGGAATTGTAACTTCTACTTCAATGCTTACTAATGGGCCAGGCTTTGAACATGGAATAGAATTAATGAGACAAAACAAAAATTTAAAAGTAGGTATACATTTAGTATTAACTGCAGGTAGACCAATAAGTGAAGGATTAAAAACCTTAGTAAATGAAAAAGGAAACTTTGAACATAATTTTGAAAAGATAGAAGCTGCTGATGAAGAAGAAATAAGAAAAGAGTATAGAGCACAAATAGATAAGTTCTTAAGTACAGGCTTTAAACCTACACATATAGATTTTCATCATGGAGCAACAAAGAAAAATTTTGCAATTGCTGTACAGTTTGCTAAAGAGTTAGGGGTTCCAATGAGGGGACTTACAAGTGATGCTGGAAAGTATATGGATTCAAAAGGTGTTATACATTCTCACAACTTTTGTGAAAGGTTTTACGGACAGGAAAATATAAGTGAAGAGTCTCTTTTAAAGATATTAGAAGAAAGCAAATACTTAAATGAGATGGAATTAATGACTCACCCAGCATATATCGATAAAGATATTTTAACTTTGAGCAGCTATAATACTCAAAGAGCTTATGAACTTGTAACTCTAAAAAGTGAAAAGGTTGTTAAATATATAGAAGCTAATAATATAAAGCTAATAGATTTTACAGACATATAA
- a CDS encoding PHP domain-containing protein, translating into MYTKGDFHMHSVASDGDRTPSEIIVMAKEKGLDIISITDHNSTDSVEEAKRIGDIIGVKVIAGLELSTRYKGKKVHVLSYFMNDKYKDITFQKVLKHIRNHEIDELKSLVGSEIAITRDEIKNRIDTRTGIDILRYFGGSVVLAHPVKVKKENLEDILQLEFDGIEAIYSKNTTEDTKYFKAIAEKKGWFYTAGSDFHTDKRQDNRHGQIGQVFLKEKELEIFIQSLTK; encoded by the coding sequence ATGTATACTAAAGGTGATTTTCACATGCATAGTGTTGCGTCAGATGGGGATAGAACCCCTTCTGAAATTATAGTTATGGCAAAAGAAAAAGGCTTAGATATAATTTCAATCACAGATCATAATTCAACTGACAGTGTTGAAGAAGCAAAAAGAATTGGAGATATAATAGGAGTTAAGGTTATAGCTGGACTAGAATTATCAACAAGGTACAAAGGAAAAAAAGTACATGTTTTAAGTTATTTTATGAATGATAAATATAAAGATATAACATTCCAAAAGGTATTAAAACATATTAGAAACCATGAGATCGATGAGCTCAAATCACTTGTGGGATCTGAGATAGCAATAACAAGAGATGAAATAAAAAATAGGATAGATACTAGAACAGGTATAGATATTTTGAGGTATTTCGGTGGATCCGTAGTATTAGCTCATCCTGTAAAAGTAAAAAAAGAGAACTTGGAAGATATTTTGCAACTAGAATTTGACGGAATAGAAGCAATATATTCAAAAAATACTACTGAGGATACCAAGTACTTTAAAGCTATAGCTGAAAAAAAAGGCTGGTTCTATACCGCTGGCTCAGACTTTCATACTGATAAAAGACAGGACAATAGGCATGGACAAATTGGACAGGTGTTTTTAAAAGAGAAAGAGCTGGAGATATTTATTCAGAGCTTAACAAAGTAA
- a CDS encoding flavodoxin family protein, translating to MSKKKVLGISFGRKMSNTEVMIKTALMECEKAGNEVKFIRADDLNIQDCTGCIACVVGLLQGGSGKCHLKDDMHIIDEALMECDAVIVGSPTYVLAPTGRFKTVCDRLGPSHDVAFRTEAKKTGIARGKAPEQLPDERSFKPRVAALITVGGAMTQNWLSFAMPSMYEFTISMGINVVDKYEYFGAMAHEHVVGNQEVMDRMVVMGKNIADSLNSDSEKEMNKWRGADEGICPVCHCDMLTVRYNKNEVECPVCGISGELTLVDGEIKVSFSEAQQKRSRLFYDGKLEHQVEISTKAVGPGQIPNKKELLGKYVGYGE from the coding sequence ATGAGTAAGAAGAAAGTATTAGGTATTTCATTTGGAAGAAAAATGAGTAATACCGAAGTTATGATAAAGACAGCATTAATGGAGTGCGAAAAAGCTGGTAACGAAGTTAAGTTTATCCGTGCAGATGATTTAAATATTCAAGACTGTACAGGTTGTATAGCATGTGTAGTTGGCTTGTTACAAGGTGGAAGTGGAAAGTGTCATTTAAAAGATGACATGCATATTATCGATGAAGCTTTAATGGAATGTGATGCGGTTATAGTAGGATCACCTACATATGTATTGGCGCCAACAGGTAGGTTTAAGACTGTATGCGATAGATTAGGACCATCTCATGATGTTGCTTTCAGAACAGAAGCAAAAAAGACAGGAATAGCAAGGGGAAAAGCTCCAGAGCAATTGCCGGATGAAAGATCATTTAAGCCAAGAGTAGCTGCATTGATTACTGTAGGTGGAGCGATGACACAAAATTGGTTATCCTTTGCTATGCCATCTATGTACGAATTCACAATATCTATGGGAATAAATGTAGTAGATAAATATGAATACTTTGGAGCTATGGCTCATGAACATGTAGTAGGAAATCAAGAAGTAATGGATCGTATGGTGGTAATGGGTAAAAACATTGCTGATTCTTTAAATAGTGATTCAGAAAAAGAAATGAACAAATGGAGAGGTGCTGATGAAGGCATTTGTCCAGTATGTCATTGCGATATGCTTACTGTAAGGTACAATAAAAATGAAGTGGAATGCCCAGTTTGTGGAATTAGTGGAGAGCTAACATTAGTTGATGGAGAAATTAAAGTAAGCTTCAGTGAAGCTCAGCAAAAGCGTTCTCGTTTATTCTATGATGGAAAGTTAGAACATCAAGTAGAAATCTCTACAAAAGCAGTTGGACCAGGACAAATCCCTAATAAGAAAGAATTGCTTGGAAAATATGTAGGTTACGGCGAGTAA
- a CDS encoding HAD family hydrolase, with product MEKKIAFFDIDGTLISSNGNEVIMPESTKVAIREFRKRGNLAFVCSGRPIRFIIQEFGEDMFDGYIAGNGTHIVHEGKDVYHRLIDVDTVKQLQKSFDELGISCCFNGLHEGYAYNMPIERVEEYNSMFTGEPYLLKEWDIDNIKVNTLDIFYSKEECLNKCIEYFKDKLVFNSHGPHMSADVSFKDWGKSHAIEHFIQLVGMNMEDTFAFGDGYNDIEMIKTVKTGIAMGNAVEALKKEANYVTSSILEDGIYNAMKEFGLI from the coding sequence GTGGAGAAGAAAATAGCTTTTTTTGATATAGATGGAACATTAATTAGCTCTAATGGCAATGAGGTTATAATGCCAGAAAGCACTAAGGTAGCTATAAGAGAGTTTAGAAAAAGAGGTAACTTAGCTTTTGTATGCAGTGGGAGACCAATTAGATTTATTATTCAGGAATTTGGTGAGGACATGTTCGATGGGTATATAGCTGGGAATGGTACTCATATAGTTCATGAAGGTAAGGATGTTTATCATAGATTAATTGATGTAGACACAGTAAAGCAGCTGCAAAAGTCTTTTGATGAATTAGGTATAAGCTGTTGCTTTAATGGTCTTCATGAGGGCTATGCATATAATATGCCCATTGAAAGAGTTGAGGAGTACAATTCTATGTTCACTGGTGAACCTTACTTATTAAAAGAATGGGATATAGATAATATTAAGGTTAATACCTTAGATATATTTTATTCTAAAGAAGAGTGCTTGAACAAATGCATTGAGTATTTTAAAGATAAACTTGTTTTTAATTCTCATGGACCACATATGTCGGCAGATGTATCCTTTAAAGATTGGGGAAAATCCCATGCCATTGAGCATTTTATACAATTAGTAGGGATGAATATGGAGGATACCTTTGCCTTTGGAGATGGTTATAATGATATAGAGATGATTAAAACAGTGAAGACTGGAATTGCTATGGGAAATGCAGTAGAGGCTTTGAAGAAAGAAGCAAACTATGTGACTTCAAGCATTCTTGAAGATGGCATCTATAATGCAATGAAGGAGTTTGGGCTTATATAA
- the yidA gene encoding sugar-phosphatase, producing MYKLLALDLDGTLLNNNGEISKANAKAIELAKEKGIKVVLATGRPIDGIKNYISQLNLLEDDYVVAFNGALVQKTRDKTVIGRKGLTISDLNKIYELSKKLNVNIHIHTDKECITPKISKYSLFEAKLNSIPLKEIGFEDLQGDTVINKIMFIDEEQIIDKISGLIDEEFHDEYTVVRSLPYFLEFLNKEVNKGIGVKMLANSLGISMDEVICIGDHENDIHMIQYAGLGVAMGNAVDSLKNAADYITKSNEENGVAHVIEKFILN from the coding sequence ATGTATAAACTACTAGCACTTGATCTTGATGGTACATTACTTAATAACAACGGGGAAATATCTAAGGCCAACGCTAAAGCTATTGAGCTAGCAAAGGAAAAGGGAATTAAAGTTGTTTTAGCCACAGGAAGACCTATAGATGGAATAAAGAATTATATATCACAGTTAAACCTTTTAGAGGATGACTATGTTGTTGCTTTTAATGGAGCTCTTGTACAAAAGACTAGAGACAAAACAGTAATAGGTAGAAAGGGGTTAACAATTAGTGACCTGAATAAGATATATGAATTAAGTAAAAAACTAAATGTTAATATACATATACATACTGATAAGGAGTGCATTACCCCAAAAATAAGTAAATATAGTCTTTTTGAAGCTAAACTTAACTCAATACCATTGAAAGAAATAGGATTTGAAGACTTGCAGGGAGATACAGTAATAAATAAAATTATGTTTATAGATGAAGAACAAATAATTGATAAGATTTCAGGTTTAATTGATGAGGAATTTCATGATGAATATACTGTAGTGAGAAGTTTACCATATTTTTTAGAATTTCTAAATAAAGAAGTAAACAAGGGTATAGGTGTAAAAATGCTTGCCAATAGTTTAGGAATAAGTATGGACGAGGTTATTTGCATTGGAGACCATGAAAATGACATACACATGATACAATATGCAGGGTTAGGTGTTGCCATGGGTAATGCAGTGGATAGCCTTAAAAACGCAGCTGATTATATAACTAAGAGTAATGAAGAAAATGGAGTGGCCCACGTAATAGAAAAGTTTATTTTGAATTAA
- a CDS encoding C-glycoside deglycosidase beta subunit domain-containing protein, translating into MFDNYVFSEGTCKNVSNKDGQVNGFELKTLITYYRGVPLSMVHDVKVEVDGVEVPRESIRFSSNGEDYFTLDEMETVTTYKWEYGQEATVFVEKEGGLSKGEHDVKLTTVLRVAYIPVPFEGTKTRKVVIN; encoded by the coding sequence ATGTTTGATAATTACGTATTCAGTGAAGGTACTTGTAAAAATGTATCAAATAAAGATGGACAAGTAAATGGATTTGAATTGAAAACATTGATTACTTACTATAGAGGAGTACCGTTATCTATGGTACATGATGTGAAAGTAGAAGTAGATGGAGTAGAGGTACCAAGAGAAAGTATAAGATTCAGTTCAAACGGAGAAGACTATTTTACTTTAGATGAAATGGAAACAGTTACTACTTACAAATGGGAGTACGGCCAAGAAGCTACTGTATTTGTTGAGAAAGAGGGCGGACTTTCTAAAGGTGAACATGATGTTAAATTAACAACAGTATTGAGAGTTGCGTATATACCAGTACCTTTCGAGGGAACAAAAACTAGAAAAGTTGTAATAAACTAA